A part of Geotrypetes seraphini chromosome 9, aGeoSer1.1, whole genome shotgun sequence genomic DNA contains:
- the LOC117366453 gene encoding slit homolog 2 protein-like, which yields MFPTTLVFLFFILPPGPFAEACPTSCNCFRIYKVFCSDEKMVDVPKEIKAKFTEIVFVETSIRTLKTGSFGNNTGLAKIVFLNNNIASLEPGTFWGLSGLTELEITGNPLLSTLNAGIFDDLTHLGKLVIAHNAIQNLSEELFNKVENLEVLKLQGNKIDNISYGTFDQLKQLKMLNLGLNQIATLPERLFSKLNDLKVLHLNENRLTSLPTGIFSNLTELTDLALEGNLIGQLPPGIFQHLTHLQKLRLQDNSITHLPASVFSSLLNLVFLNLDNNQLQTLPNGLFHSMPNLLKLSLKWNRLKTFPECVFSRLFKVKTIVLSHNLIKSLPKRTFMGLLALTKLHLENNSLARVDRELFENLTSLEVINLSDNQLQTLPEGIFDSNYKLVLVPLYNNPWNCDCRLTYVIRWLHEITGLTQNPHMQCESPSYLKGKSILLLDTEKLECSLPENFVDISFALKRVQMTEGFLNSTNLRNTSTIYCTYNALEKSTFFSCNIPTCHSLKVHSFVHDESKTQGLKYSSASDLILNSDCTVTRVNITINLTIMGCRRGGINCACVICCIYKQREKGRIPRTETKMHLELLISFLLFLNLSLCAPPCEREYECPKENQEVYSKKEMMDIPKTSRPGVTEMFFVQTSISAIQTGSFRKMPNLEKLLFISNEINTIEAGAFDNLLKLYELEISANKELEKVKFGVFRNLEQLRKLTLKNNKISTIEKGIFDALMNLEELFLNANEISSLPKGMFDPLFNLTLLHLAKNKITTLAKDSFINLHNLKVLRVYENQLSDLPEGLLDSQSGLRELSLANNRIKSLPASLLSNLTHLEKLFLEKNLIEELPNDIFYALKSLKQLKMNENQLQMLPMLDYMPLLNNLELSNNNLITLPNEVFRNLTSLDKLILSKNKITSLPSGVFVGLNKVSTLNLEMNNLKSIKPGVFLSLPALKTLNLRKNQLESVPEGLFDNLPKLSMLFLNDNPWLCDCHLYYLYNWIKSHQEKVKPESNVKCENPEHLRGNPIISVPRNQLICIPAAGMTFKALRIETSTRMLTSSETARNPTTELITTTAMSIYHHLTTMIPTTLLTTTTMPTIEITTVLIPTTSQTVTTSLSTIPQATSSVMPAKYRMTSSIIPTISQMTITAIPTTQATTTVTPTTFQVTSTVVPTTSQMSTTAIATTQASTTVTQTTFQATTTVIPTSQMSTTAIPTTQATTTVTPTTFQATTTVIPTTSQMSTTAIPTTQASTTVTQTTFQATTTVIPTSQMSTTAIPTTQATTTVTPTTFQATTTVIPTTSQMSTTVIPTTQATTTVTPTTFQATTTVIPTTSQMSKTAIPITSQHPTIAILTLEISTTAIPTSIISLMETISSTNFEPISIASSSERFALMLSTFLSTIRHGKPSTGLPPFETTTAGGMSLRSSTSNSTLEQVLFKTSVATIAYAPKATSTSQPSTINGTSTSLLTKCTQWQCTTLATTPINADESTPYLSVFIPSRSREWMFPLGANLHYCQLFLVSYSSMLLVEICCAMFLLKFAYALYKAIQHVQLPVQQAKLLNIHPRTEQL from the exons ATGTTCCCCACCACACTTGTGTTCCTTTTCTTCATTCTGCCTCCAGGTCCGTTTGCCGAGGCCTGCCCAACTTCTTGCAACTGCTTCAGAATTTACAAGGTCTTCTGTTCTGATGAGAAGATGGTAGACGTCCCAAAAGAGATTAAGGCCAAATTCACCGAGATAGTCTTTGTGGAAACCTCTATAAGAACGTTGAAAACAGGGTCCTTCGGAAACAACACAGGACTGGCAAAAATAGTTTTCCTTAACAATAACATTGCATCTTTGGAACCGGGCACTTTTTGGGGGCTGAGCGGTCTTACTGAGCTTGAAATTACAGGCAACCCCTTGTTATCAACTTTAAATGCTGGGATTTTTGATGATCTGACACATTTAGGTAAACTGGTTATTGCACATAACGCCATCCAAAATCTTTCCGAAGAATTGTTTAACAAGGTGGAGAATTTAGAAGTTCTGAAGTTACAAGGGAACAAAATTGATAATATTTCTTATGGGACCTTTGACCAGCTGAAGCAACTGAAGATGCTAAACCTAGGTTTGAACCAGATTGCCACACTTCCAGAAAGGCTTTTCAGCAAACTCAACGACCTTAAAGTCCTCCACCTTAACGAGAACAGACTCACCAGCCTTCCCACCGGTATCTTCAGCAACCTTACAGAACTCACTGATCTCGCTTTAGAAGGAAACCTTATTGGACAGCTCCCCCCTGGCATTTTTCAACACCTAACCCATTTGCAGAAACTGCGCCTCCAGGACAACTCCATTACACACCTTCCTGCTTCAGTGTTTTCCTCGTTGTTGAATCTTGTTTTCTTGAATTTGGACAACAACCAACTTCAGACCCTTCCCAACGGCCTTTTCCATAGCATGCCTAACCTGTTAAAATTATCCCTAAAGTGGAACAGGCTCAAAACGTTTCCAGAATGCGTTTTCAGCAGGTTATTCAAGGTGAAAACCATTGTTCTGTCTCACAACCTGATCAAATCATTGCCTAAAAGAACTTTTATGGGCCTGTTGGCCCTCACCAAGCTCCACCTGGAAAATAACAGCCTCGCCAGAGTAGACCGAGAGCTGTTTGAAAATCTGACCAGCTTGGAAGTTATCAATCTTTCTGACAACCAGCTGCAAACTCTTCCGGAGGGAATATTTGATTCCAATTACAAACTGGTTTTGGTTCCCCTGTACAACAACCCCTGGAACTGTGACTGCCGACTCACTTATGTCATACGGTGGCTTCACGAAATCACAGGCTTAACTCAGAACCCCCACATGCAGTGTGAAAGCCCGAGTTACTTAAAGGGAAAATCCATCTTGCTGCTGGACACCGAGaagctggaatgctctttgcCCGAGAATTTTGTAGACATTTCATTCGCCTTGAAACGGGTACAGATGACCGAGGGGTTTCTGAATTCTACCAATCTGAGGAACACCTCAACAATCTATTGTACCTACAATGCTCTGGAAAAGTCCACTTTCTTTTCATGCAACATACCTACCTGTCACAGCCTAAAAGTACATTCTTTCGTGCACGATGAATCTAAAACGCAAGGTCTGAAATACAGTTCAGCCAGTGACTTAATTTTAAATTCAGACTGTACTGTCACTCGTGTTAATATTACCATCAACCTCACT ATAATGGGATGCAGACGAGGTGGCATTAACTGCGCTTGTGTTATCTGTTGCATTTACAAgcaaagagagaagggcagaattCCACGAACAGAGAC CAAGATGCATCTGGAGCTCCTTATTTCGTTTCTACTATTTCTCAATCTTTCTTTGTGTGCACCACCTTGTGAGAGAGAGTATGAATGCCCAAAAGAGAATCAGGAAGTCTATTCAAAGAAAGAAATGATGGACATACCAAAGACTTCCAGACCAGGTGTCACCGAAATGTTTTTTGTGCAAACCAGCATATCAGCCATCCAAACAGGATCTTTCCGAAAAATGCCCAATTTGGAAAAATTGCTCTTTATAAGCAATGAGATCAACACGATTGAAGCTGGTGCCTTTGACAACCTGTTGAAACTTTATGAGCTTGAGATATCGGCCAATAAAGAGTTAGAAAAAGTGAAGTTCGGAGTCTTTAGAAACCTTGAACAGCTAAGGAAATTGActcttaaaaataataaaatcagcaCGATTGAGAAAGGAATCTTTGATGCCCTCATGAATTTGGAAGAACTGTTTTTAAATGCCAATGAAATATCATCTCTCCCTAAGGGCATGTTTGATCCACTTTTTAACCTAACTCTCCTACACTTGGCCAAGAATAAGATCACTACTCTTGCAAAAGACTCTTTCATTAACCTCCATAATCTAAAAGTTTTGAGGGTATATGAAAATCAGCTTAGTGATCTTCCTGAGGGTCTTCTGGATAGTCAATCCGGTCTCAGAGAGCTCAGCCTTGCAAACAACAGAATTAAGTCATTGCCAGCTTCTCTGCTGTCCAACTTGACCCATTTGGAAAAACTTTTcttggaaaaaaatttgatcgaGGAACTGCCAAATGACATTTTTTATGCTCTAAAATCCTTGAAACAACTGAAGATGAATGAAAACCAGTTACAAATGCTCCCAATGCTGGATTACATGCCTCTGCTCAATAATTTGGAGTTAAGTAATAACAATTTGATAACACTTCCAAATGAAGTCTTCAGGAACCTTACTTCTTTAGATAAGCTAATCctttccaaaaataaaatcacttcttTACCCAGTGGAGTTTTTGTTGGTCTAAATAAAGTCTCAACTCTGAATTTGGAAATGAATAATCTTAAATCCATCAAGCCTGGTGTTTTTTTATCTCTTCCAGCTTTGAAAACTCTGAATCTTCGTAAAAACCAATTGGAAAGTGTCCCTGAAGGACTTTTTGACAATTTGCCTAAACTTTCAATGTTGTTTCTAAATGACAATCCCTGGTTATGTGACTGTCATTTGTACTATCTTTACAACTGGATTAAAAGCCATCAAGAAAAGGTGAAACCAGAATCTAATGTGAAATGTGAAAATCCTGAACACCTACGGGGAAATCCTATTATTTCAGTACCAAGAAATCAGTTAATATGCATACCTGCTGCAGGCATGACTTTTAAAGCTTTAAGAATTGAGACGAGTACTAGGATGCTCACTTCTTCAGAAACAGCTAGAAATCCTACAACTGAATTAATTACTACAACTGCAATGTCAATATATCACCACCTTACAACAATGATTCCGACAACTCTTCTAACCACTACAACCATGCCTACAATAGAAATTACTACTGTGTTAATACCAACAACATCTCAAACAGTTACTACATCATTATCAACAATCCCTCAAGCCACTTCTTCAGTAATGCCAGCAAAATATCGAATGACTAGTTCAATAATACCTACAATATCTCAGATGACTATCACTGCAATACCAACAACTCAAGCTACTACTACAGTAACACCAACAACATTTCAAGTGACTAGTACAGTAGTACCTACAACGTCTCAAATGAGTACGACTGCAATAGCAACAACTCAAGCTTCTACTACAGTAACGCAAACAACATTTCAAGCCACTACTACAGTAATACCTACGTCTCAAATGAGTACGACTGCGATACCAACAACTCAAGCTACTACTACAGTAACGCCAACAACATTTCAAGCGACTACTACAGTAATACCTACAACGTCTCAAATGAGTACGACTGCGATACCAACAACTCAAGCTTCTACTACAGTAACGCAAACAACATTTCAAGCCACTACTACAGTAATACCTACGTCTCAAATGAGTACGACTGCGATACCAACAACTCAAGCTACTACTACAGTAACGCCAACAACATTTCAAGCGACTACTACAGTAATACCTACAACGTCTCAAATGAGTACGACTGTGATACCAACAACTCAAGCTACTACTACAGTAACGCCAACAACATTTCAAGCGACTACTACAGTAATACCTACAACGTCTCAAATGAGCAAGACTGCAATTCCTATAACTTCTCAACATCCTACGATAGCAATTCTAACTCTTGAAATCAGTACTACAGCAATTCCAACATCAATAATTAGTTTGATGGAAACAATTTCATCTACTAATTTTGAACCAATCAGCATTGCTTCAAGTTCAGAGAGGTTTGCCCTCATGCTTAGCACATTTCTCTCAACAATAAGGCATGGAAAACCAAGTACTGGGCTACCTCCATTTGAAACTACCACCGCAGGAGGAATGTCTCTACGATCTTCAACTTCAAACTCAACTTTGGAACAAGTTCTATTTAAGACATCAGTGGCCACCATCGCTTATGCACCGAAAGCAACATCTACTTCACAGCCATCAACAATAAATGGAACAAGCACAAGTTTATTGACAAAATGCACACAGTGGCAATGTACCACATTAGCAACCACACCAATAAATGCTGATGAATCCACTCCTTATCTCTCAGTTTTCATACCTTCACGCTCACGAGAATGGATGTTTCCTTTAGGGGCCAATCTCCACTATTGTCAGTTGTTCTTGGTTTCATATTCGTCTATGCTGCTTGTGGAAATCTGCTGTGCTATGTTTTTGCTGAAATTTGCATATGCGCTTTACAAAGCAATTCAACATGTACAGTTACCTGTACAGCAAGCAAAGCTTCTAAATATACACCCTAGAACCGAGCAGCTATAA